A region from the Salvia splendens isolate huo1 unplaced genomic scaffold, SspV2 ctg321, whole genome shotgun sequence genome encodes:
- the LOC121789737 gene encoding extensin-2-like yields MKSFMEPRLWVLVALVTTLAATANADSTWKPDLPLPHLPYLYSSPPPPPYKYESPPPPPYKYESPPPPPYKYESPPPPPYKYESPPPPPYKYKSPPPPPYVYKSPPPPPYKYESPPPPPYKYESPPPPPYKYKSPPPPPYKYESPPPPPYKYESPPPPPYKYKSPPPPPYNYESPPPPPYKYESPPPPPYKYKSPPPPPYKYESPPPPPYKYESPPPPPPYVYKSPPPPPYKYESPPPPPYKYESPPPPPYKYESPPPPPYKYESPPPPPPYKYESPPPPPYKYESPPPPPYVYKSPPPPAYKYESPPPPPYKYESPPPPPYVYKSPSPPPYKYESPPPPPYKYESPPPPPYKYESPPPPPYKYESPPPPPYVYKSPPPPPYKYESPPPPPYKYKSPPPPPYKYESPPPPPYKYESPPPPPYVYKSPPPPPYKYESPPPPPYKYESPPPPPYVYMSPPPPPYKYESPPPPPYVYKSPPPPPYKYESPPPPPYKYESPPPPPYLYKSPPPPPYKYESPPPPPPYLYKSPPPPPYKYESPPPPPYKYESPPPPPYVYKSPPPPPYKYESPPPPPYLYKSPPPPPYKYESPPPPPYKYESPPPPPYKYKSPPPPPYVYKSPPPPPYRYESPPPLPYKYKSSPTPPQKDDCPPPSYQYKSPPPPPKY; encoded by the coding sequence ATGAAGAGCTTCATGGAACCCCGACTGTGGGTTCTGGTGGCTCTCGTCACCACCTTAGCTGCCACGGCAAATGCCGACTCCACGTGGAAACCCGACTTGCCACTGCCACATCTTCCGTATCTTTACAGctcaccgccgccgccaccataCAAATATGAgtcgcctccaccaccaccatacaAGTACGAGTcgccaccacctccaccatACAAATATGAATCTCCACCGCCACCACCTTATAAGTATGaatcacctccaccaccaccatacaAATATAagtcaccaccacctcctccctATGTGTACAAGTCTCCTCCGCCACCACCATACAAGTACGAATCCCCTCCACCACCTCCTTACAAGTATgagtctccaccaccaccaccatacaAGTACAAgtcacctcctccaccgccaTACAAATATgaatcaccaccgccaccaccttATAAGTATGaatcacctccaccaccaccctaCAAATACAaatcaccaccgccgccgccttaCAACTATGAATCGCCTCCACCTCCGCCGTACAAATATgagtctccaccaccaccaccctacAAGTATAagtcacctccaccaccaccatacaAATATgaatctccaccaccaccaccgtaCAAGTATGAGtcaccacctcctcctcctccttatGTGTACAAAtctcctccaccaccgcctTACAAGTATGAATCACCTCCGCCACCGCCATACAAATACgaatctccaccaccacctccttaCAAGTACGagtcacctccaccaccgccataCAAATACgaatctccaccaccaccaccaccttacAAGTACGAgtcacctccacccccaccatACAAATATgaatctccaccaccacctccatatGTTTACAagtctccaccaccaccggcCTACAAGTACGAgtctcctccaccaccaccatacaAATACgaatctccaccaccacctccatatGTTTACAAGTCTCCATCACCACCGCCCTACAAGTATGAatcgcctccaccaccaccctaCAAGTACgagtctccaccaccaccaccctacAAGTACGAgtcgcctccaccaccaccatacaAATACgaatctccaccaccacctccatatGTTTACaagtctccaccaccaccaccctacAAGTATGAATCACCTCCTCCTCCACCCTATAAGTACaagtctccaccaccaccaccatacaAGTACGAGTCTCCTCCGCCACCACCATACAAATACgaatctccaccaccacctccatatGTTTACAagtctccaccaccacccccttacaagtatgaatcacctccaccaccgccataCAAATATGAGTCACCACCGCCTCCTCCTTATGTGTACATGTCTCCCCCACCACCACCTTACAAATATGAGTCACCACCGCCTCCTCCTTATGTGTACAAGTCTCCCCCACCACCGCCTTACAAATATGAatcaccgccaccaccaccctACAAATACGagtcaccaccaccaccaccgtaCCTCTACaagtctccaccaccaccaccttacAAGTATGAGtcaccacctcctcctcctccatatCTATACAAATCCCCACCACCACCGCCTTACAAATATGAatcaccgccaccgccaccctACAAATACGagtcaccaccaccaccaccgtaCGTCTACaagtctccaccaccaccaccttacAAGTATGAGTCACCACCTCCTCCTCCATATCTATACAAATCCCCACCACCACCGCCTTACAAATACGaatcacctccaccaccaccttacAAGTATGagtcacctccaccaccaccctaCAAATACAAGTCACCTCCACCTCCTCCTTATGTTTACaaatctccaccaccaccaccatacaGATATGAGTCTCCACCACCTCTTCCTTACAAATATAAATCTTCACCAACACCACCTCAGAAGGATGACTGTCCACCACCATCATACCAGTACAAatctccaccacctccaccaaaaTACTAA